In Streptomyces seoulensis, the following are encoded in one genomic region:
- a CDS encoding zinc-dependent alcohol dehydrogenase family protein, giving the protein MKGFVFHGPGQASWEDVPDPGVKEPTDAIVKVGMVSICGTDLHILRGDVPEVPPGTVLGHEAVGEIVDVGSDVRTVRPGDRVLVSCITSCGRCRFCREGRYGQCLGGGGWILGHQVDGTQAEYVRVPFADLSVHPLPAAVPSEVAVLLADIFPTAYEVGVLNGQVRAGDTVVIVGAGPIGLAAVAAARLYAPERIIVVDLARTRLQAARRLGADVVALAGEDPRTLVDDLTGGLGADVAVEAVGVPASFELCTQVVRPCGHVANVGVHGSPAILHLENLWIRDVTITTGLVDTYSTPTLLRMAAAGRLPTAELVTHTFPLNHMAEAYDVFAHAAETGALKVVLGADRHEVAIPMT; this is encoded by the coding sequence ATGAAGGGCTTCGTCTTTCACGGACCGGGCCAGGCGTCCTGGGAGGACGTCCCGGACCCCGGCGTCAAGGAGCCGACCGACGCGATCGTCAAGGTCGGCATGGTGTCCATCTGCGGGACCGACCTGCACATCCTCAGGGGCGACGTGCCCGAGGTGCCGCCCGGCACGGTGCTGGGCCACGAGGCGGTGGGCGAGATCGTCGACGTGGGCAGCGACGTGCGCACGGTCCGGCCGGGCGACCGGGTGCTGGTCTCCTGCATCACGTCGTGCGGCCGGTGCCGCTTCTGCCGGGAGGGCCGGTACGGCCAGTGCCTCGGCGGGGGCGGCTGGATACTCGGCCATCAGGTGGACGGCACCCAGGCCGAGTACGTCCGGGTCCCGTTCGCCGACCTCTCGGTGCACCCGCTGCCGGCCGCCGTGCCGAGCGAGGTCGCGGTGCTGCTGGCGGACATCTTCCCGACCGCCTACGAGGTGGGGGTGCTCAACGGCCAGGTCAGGGCGGGCGACACGGTGGTGATCGTGGGCGCCGGGCCGATCGGTCTCGCGGCCGTGGCCGCGGCCCGGCTGTACGCCCCGGAGCGGATCATCGTGGTGGACCTGGCCAGGACCCGGTTGCAGGCGGCCCGGCGGCTCGGCGCGGACGTCGTCGCCCTGGCCGGGGAGGACCCCCGGACGCTGGTGGACGACCTCACCGGCGGACTCGGCGCGGACGTGGCGGTGGAGGCGGTCGGCGTGCCGGCCAGCTTCGAGCTGTGCACCCAAGTGGTGCGGCCCTGCGGGCACGTGGCCAACGTCGGCGTGCACGGCTCCCCGGCGATCCTGCACCTGGAGAACCTGTGGATCAGGGACGTCACCATCACCACGGGCCTGGTGGACACGTACTCCACCCCGACCCTGCTGCGGATGGCGGCTGCGGGCCGGCTGCCGACCGCGGAGCTGGTCACGCACACCTTCCCGCTGAACCACATGGCGGAGGCGTACGACGTGTTCGCCCACGCCGCCGAGACCGGCGCGCTGAAGGTGGTGCTGGGCGCGGACCGGCACGAGGTGGCCATCCCGATGACGTGA
- a CDS encoding pyridoxamine 5'-phosphate oxidase family protein, with protein sequence MVRLRDENRAGRRHALGRDEALCLLGGVRLGRIVFTRHALPAVRPVHHVLDGGDIVIRVHEGAALVSAARQDELVVAYEADVIDPDTHLGWSVVVTGYAHLVTDVGELARIRRLLAPWAPRQGRDYAVRIRPGLVTGVRLGAPDGILRDD encoded by the coding sequence ATGGTGAGGCTCCGTGACGAGAACCGGGCGGGCCGGCGGCACGCGCTCGGCCGCGACGAGGCGCTGTGCCTGCTGGGCGGGGTCCGGCTGGGCCGGATCGTGTTCACCCGGCACGCGCTGCCCGCCGTCCGCCCCGTCCACCACGTGCTGGACGGCGGCGACATCGTCATCCGCGTCCACGAGGGCGCCGCGCTCGTCTCGGCCGCCCGGCAGGACGAGCTGGTCGTCGCCTACGAGGCCGACGTCATCGACCCGGACACCCACCTCGGCTGGAGCGTCGTCGTCACCGGGTACGCCCACCTCGTCACCGACGTCGGTGAACTCGCCCGCATCAGGCGGCTGCTGGCGCCCTGGGCGCCCCGGCAGGGCCGGGACTACGCGGTGCGCATCCGGCCCGGCCTGGTCACCGGCGTCCGCCTCGGCGCCCCGGACGGCATCCTGCGGGACGACTGA